One Candidatus Tectomicrobia bacterium genomic region harbors:
- a CDS encoding GNAT family N-acetyltransferase, with translation MTGDPGAPRLLEGGKVFLRALTRADIPVWHAWFNSAEVTEHLNKGAFPVTEEAQADYLAHLSKSRADVQLGIGAKEGGQLIGVIGIHKIDWVHRHGDISIVIGDSRWWGKGAATEAIGLMVRHGFEKLNLHKLTAGMWATNEGSRRGFERNGFVLEGTLRQSYFHKTGYVDEWRLGLLRAEWEAKGGGRAS, from the coding sequence ATGACGGGCGATCCCGGCGCGCCCCGCCTGCTCGAGGGCGGGAAGGTCTTCCTGCGGGCCCTCACCCGGGCGGATATCCCCGTCTGGCACGCCTGGTTCAACTCGGCGGAGGTCACCGAGCACCTGAACAAGGGCGCCTTCCCGGTCACCGAGGAGGCGCAGGCGGACTATTTGGCGCACCTCTCCAAGAGCCGGGCCGACGTCCAGCTCGGCATCGGGGCGAAGGAGGGCGGGCAGCTCATCGGGGTCATCGGGATCCACAAGATCGACTGGGTGCACCGCCACGGCGACATCAGCATCGTGATCGGGGACAGCCGGTGGTGGGGCAAGGGGGCCGCGACCGAGGCTATCGGGCTCATGGTCCGGCACGGCTTCGAGAAGCTCAACCTGCACAAGCTGACGGCGGGCATGTGGGCCACGAACGAGGGCTCCCGGCGGGGCTTCGAGCGGAACGGCTTCGTCCTGGAGGGCACCCTCCGGCAGAGCTACTTCCACAAGACGGGCTACGTGGACGAGTGGCGCCTCGGGCTCCTGCGCGCGGAATGGGAAGCCAAGGGGGGAGGAAGGGCCTCGTGA
- the hisF gene encoding imidazole glycerol phosphate synthase subunit HisF: protein MLKKRIIGCLIVRDGIVVQSINFRSYLPVGRPKIAVEYLNRWSIDEIAVLDITAGRNGDGPNVRLVKEVSDRCFVPLTAGGGIRSLRHVEMLIQGGADKISVNTAALETPELITEVANAFGSQSVIVSIDAVSDGRGGHRVWSFRERRALDATPVEHARRAEGRGAGEILLNSVDRDGSKAGYDIGLVGELASKVGIPVIALGGAGHPRHFAEVFQKTAAAAAAAANYFHFTEHSVITTKSFLERDGLGVRLDGEVNYQDSGFARTGRIRKKDDLVLDELRFVPVEPDEL from the coding sequence ATGCTGAAAAAGCGGATTATCGGGTGTCTCATCGTCCGGGACGGCATCGTCGTCCAGAGCATCAATTTCCGGTCCTATCTCCCGGTCGGGAGGCCGAAGATCGCGGTCGAGTACCTCAACCGCTGGAGCATCGACGAGATCGCCGTCCTCGACATCACGGCCGGGCGGAACGGGGACGGGCCGAATGTCCGGCTCGTGAAGGAGGTCTCGGACCGGTGCTTCGTTCCCCTGACCGCCGGCGGCGGGATCCGCAGCCTCCGCCACGTCGAGATGCTCATCCAGGGAGGCGCCGACAAGATCAGCGTGAACACGGCGGCGCTGGAGACCCCGGAGCTGATCACCGAGGTTGCCAATGCCTTCGGGAGCCAGTCGGTCATCGTCTCGATCGACGCCGTATCCGACGGGCGGGGCGGGCACCGGGTCTGGTCGTTCCGCGAGCGCCGGGCGCTCGACGCCACCCCGGTCGAGCATGCCCGCCGGGCGGAGGGCCGAGGGGCGGGGGAGATCCTCCTGAACTCGGTGGATCGGGACGGCTCGAAGGCCGGCTACGACATCGGCCTCGTCGGAGAGCTCGCCTCGAAGGTGGGAATTCCGGTGATCGCCCTGGGCGGAGCGGGGCATCCGCGGCACTTCGCCGAAGTGTTCCAGAAGACCGCCGCCGCGGCCGCCGCGGCCGCCAACTACTTCCATTTTACCGAGCACAGCGTCATCACGACCAAATCGTTCCTGGAGAGGGACGGCTTGGGCGTCCGCCTCGACGGGGAAGTGAACTATCAGGACTCGGGGTTCGCCCGCACGGGCCGGATCCGGAAGAAGGACGACCTCGTCCTGGATGAGCTGCGGTTCGTCCCGGTGGAGCCCGACGAGCTATGA
- a CDS encoding N-acetyl sugar amidotransferase: MKYCKRCLYPENHPLNLTFDDAGVCSGCRVHEEKDALDWEERFARLERIAGDHRRKAGRGPDCIVPVSGARDSYFIVHIVKNVLKLNPLLVSYNKQYNTKLGIRNLAYLRTLFDCDYVMKALDPRFVKRINRVTLRRMGSMYWHCLAGTTVFPVQMAANLKIPLIIWGAHQGLDQVGMFSHLDEVEMTRKYRKEHDLMGWEAEDLAALGEGLSAGDLEPFAYPDDKELEVVGVRGIYLGNYIRWDSKKQHEKMIQMYGYESREQIRTFDTYNDVDCFHYSGLHDYIKFLKYGFGKVTDHATREIRLKRLTREEGIGLVERYAGAEPSDMAFFLDWMGMPKEELLECVDAHRDPTAWEKGGAGEWHLRDSVTKHLNDEGVEEARLRKKEDCRFVLTPSRRPGEAEDRYVILAKGYVN, from the coding sequence ATGAAATACTGCAAGCGCTGCCTGTACCCCGAGAACCACCCGCTGAACCTGACTTTCGACGACGCGGGCGTATGCAGCGGCTGCCGCGTGCACGAAGAGAAGGACGCGCTGGACTGGGAGGAGCGTTTCGCGCGCCTGGAGCGCATCGCCGGGGACCACCGGCGGAAGGCCGGGCGGGGCCCCGACTGCATCGTCCCCGTCAGCGGCGCCCGGGACTCCTATTTCATCGTCCACATCGTCAAGAACGTCCTGAAGCTGAACCCGCTCCTCGTGAGCTACAACAAGCAGTACAACACGAAGCTGGGCATCCGGAACTTGGCCTACCTGCGGACCCTCTTCGACTGCGACTACGTCATGAAGGCCCTCGACCCGAGGTTCGTGAAGCGGATCAACCGGGTGACGCTCAGGCGCATGGGCAGCATGTACTGGCATTGCCTGGCTGGGACCACCGTGTTCCCGGTGCAGATGGCCGCCAACCTGAAAATCCCGTTGATCATCTGGGGGGCGCACCAGGGCCTGGACCAGGTGGGGATGTTCTCCCATCTCGACGAGGTCGAAATGACCCGCAAGTACAGGAAGGAGCACGATCTCATGGGCTGGGAGGCGGAGGACCTCGCGGCCCTGGGCGAGGGACTGTCGGCAGGGGATCTGGAGCCTTTCGCCTACCCGGACGACAAGGAGCTCGAGGTCGTCGGCGTCCGGGGGATCTACCTCGGCAACTACATCCGCTGGGACTCCAAGAAGCAGCACGAGAAGATGATCCAGATGTACGGGTATGAGTCGCGGGAGCAGATCCGGACCTTCGACACCTACAATGACGTCGACTGCTTCCACTATTCGGGTCTCCACGACTACATCAAGTTCCTCAAGTACGGCTTCGGCAAGGTGACCGATCACGCCACGCGGGAGATCCGCCTGAAGCGCCTCACCCGCGAGGAGGGAATAGGCCTCGTGGAGCGCTACGCGGGAGCCGAGCCCTCGGACATGGCTTTCTTCCTCGACTGGATGGGGATGCCGAAGGAGGAGCTGCTCGAGTGCGTCGACGCCCACCGGGACCCGACGGCCTGGGAGAAGGGCGGGGCGGGCGAATGGCACCTCCGGGACAGCGTCACGAAGCACCTGAATGACGAAGGGGTGGAGGAAGCCAGGCTCAGGAAGAAAGAGGACTGCCGTTTCGTCCTGACGCCTTCCCGGAGGCCGGGCGAGGCCGAGGATCGGTATGTGATCCTCGCGAAAGGATATGTGAATTGA
- the hisH gene encoding imidazole glycerol phosphate synthase subunit HisH, with product MEKKKIAIVNYGLGNLQSVENAVRYLGVEAVQVARKEEFEEADGYILPGVGAFGEAMKRLSRSGMIPSIEKEVLGRRKPFLGICLGMQLIAIESCENGRHKGLGWFPGRVNQLASSDQWRLPHVGWNEVEVRRESPLLRKVKSGSTFYFDHSYALECDPQFVSATCEYSQSVVSVIQKDNMWGTQFHPEKSQKNGLRVLWNFIGQLGGGANGAGGLNGEARRPGFILPQAGP from the coding sequence GTGGAAAAGAAGAAAATAGCCATCGTCAACTACGGCCTCGGCAATCTCCAGTCCGTGGAGAACGCGGTGCGGTACTTGGGCGTGGAGGCGGTCCAGGTGGCGCGGAAGGAGGAGTTCGAGGAGGCGGACGGGTACATCCTTCCCGGCGTCGGGGCCTTCGGCGAGGCCATGAAGCGGCTGAGCCGCTCCGGGATGATCCCCTCGATCGAGAAGGAGGTGCTCGGGCGGCGGAAGCCCTTCCTGGGCATCTGCCTCGGGATGCAGCTCATCGCGATAGAGTCCTGCGAGAACGGCCGGCACAAGGGCCTGGGCTGGTTTCCGGGCCGGGTGAACCAGCTCGCATCGAGCGACCAATGGCGGCTGCCGCACGTGGGGTGGAACGAGGTCGAGGTGAGGCGGGAGTCGCCGCTGCTCCGCAAGGTGAAAAGCGGCTCCACCTTTTACTTCGACCACAGCTACGCCCTGGAATGCGACCCGCAGTTCGTCTCGGCGACGTGCGAGTACAGCCAGTCCGTGGTCTCCGTCATCCAGAAGGACAACATGTGGGGCACCCAGTTCCATCCGGAGAAGAGCCAGAAGAACGGGCTGCGGGTGCTCTGGAACTTCATCGGCCAGTTGGGCGGCGGCGCGAACGGAGCGGGCGGATTGAACGGGGAGGCCCGCCGCCCCGGCTTCATCCTCCCGCAGGCGGGGCCTTAG